One region of Sebastes fasciatus isolate fSebFas1 chromosome 1, fSebFas1.pri, whole genome shotgun sequence genomic DNA includes:
- the stx16 gene encoding syntaxin-16 isoform X2 has translation MATRRLTDAFLLMRNNAIQNRQILAEQVSTYDPRLSTRSKAALADDRMALVSGISLDPEAAIGVTKKLPPKWIEGVDEIQYEITRVRQKMKDLAVLHDKHMNRPTLDDSSEEEHAIEITTQEITQMFHRCQRAVTGLQSRCGHCTEQEERLLRNVVSSLAQSLQELSTNFRHTQSGYLKRMKNREERSKHFFDSGPLMEEDEDLAVYDKGFTDDQLMLVEQNTVMVEEREREIRQIVQSISDLNEIFRDLAGMVVEQGTVLDRIDFNVEQSCVKTEDGLKQLQKAEQYQKKNRKMLVILILFVVVLVLIIILFGTKF, from the exons ATGGCCACAAGGCGTCTGACCGATGCCTTCTTGTTAATGCGGAACAATGCGATCCAAAACCGGCAGATATTGGCTGAGCAAGTGAGTACATACGACCCCCGTCTGAGTACACGTAGCAAGGCTGCG ttGGCTGATGATCGGATGGCCCTGGTGTCAGGGATTAGTCTGGATCCTGAAGCAGCCATTGGAGTCACCAAGAAACTGCCCCCCAAATGGATAGAGGGGGTTGATGAG ATCCAGTATGAAATCACACGGGTTCGGCAGAAGATGAAGGATCTGGCCGTACTTCATGACAAGCATATGAATCGACCCACACTTGATGACAGTAGTGAGGAAGAGCATGCCATAGAAATCACTACTCAGGAGATTACACAG ATGTTTCATCGATGCCAGCGAGCCGTGACGGGTCTGCAGTCTCGTTGTGGCCACTGTACCGAGCAGGAGGAGAGGCTATTGAGAAACGTGGTCTCGTCGCTGGCGCAGAGCCTGCAGGAGCTGTCCACCAATTTCAGGCACACACAGTCCGGCTACCTAAAAC GTATGAAGAATCGTGAGGAGAGATCAAAGCACTTTTTCGACTCTGGACCGTTAATGGAAGAGGATGAAGATTTAGCTGTATATGACAAG GGGTTCACAGACGACCAGCTGATGCTGGTTGAACAGAACACAGTTATGGTGGAAGAACGAGAGAGGGAGATCCGACAGATAGTTCAGTCCATTTCCGATCTGAATGAGATTTTCCGGGACTTGGCTGGAATGGTGGTGGAACAG GGCACCGTTCTTGACAGAATTGACTTCAATGTGGAGCAGTCTTGTGTGAAAACAGAAGATGGACTGAAACAGTTACAAAAG GCGGAACAGTatcagaagaaaaacagaaagatgCTGGTCATTTTGATCCTCTTTGTCGTAGTCCTCGTTctaattattattctttttggaACAAAGTTTTAA
- the stx16 gene encoding syntaxin-16 isoform X3 gives MATRRLTDAFLLMRNNAIQNRQILAEQLADDRMALVSGISLDPEAAIGVTKKLPPKWIEGVDEIQYEITRVRQKMKDLAVLHDKHMNRPTLDDSSEEEHAIEITTQEITQMFHRCQRAVTGLQSRCGHCTEQEERLLRNVVSSLAQSLQELSTNFRHTQSGYLKRMKNREERSKHFFDSGPLMEEDEDLAVYDKGFTDDQLMLVEQNTVMVEEREREIRQIVQSISDLNEIFRDLAGMVVEQGTVLDRIDFNVEQSCVKTEDGLKQLQKAEQYQKKNRKMLVILILFVVVLVLIIILFGTKF, from the exons ATGGCCACAAGGCGTCTGACCGATGCCTTCTTGTTAATGCGGAACAATGCGATCCAAAACCGGCAGATATTGGCTGAGCAA ttGGCTGATGATCGGATGGCCCTGGTGTCAGGGATTAGTCTGGATCCTGAAGCAGCCATTGGAGTCACCAAGAAACTGCCCCCCAAATGGATAGAGGGGGTTGATGAG ATCCAGTATGAAATCACACGGGTTCGGCAGAAGATGAAGGATCTGGCCGTACTTCATGACAAGCATATGAATCGACCCACACTTGATGACAGTAGTGAGGAAGAGCATGCCATAGAAATCACTACTCAGGAGATTACACAG ATGTTTCATCGATGCCAGCGAGCCGTGACGGGTCTGCAGTCTCGTTGTGGCCACTGTACCGAGCAGGAGGAGAGGCTATTGAGAAACGTGGTCTCGTCGCTGGCGCAGAGCCTGCAGGAGCTGTCCACCAATTTCAGGCACACACAGTCCGGCTACCTAAAAC GTATGAAGAATCGTGAGGAGAGATCAAAGCACTTTTTCGACTCTGGACCGTTAATGGAAGAGGATGAAGATTTAGCTGTATATGACAAG GGGTTCACAGACGACCAGCTGATGCTGGTTGAACAGAACACAGTTATGGTGGAAGAACGAGAGAGGGAGATCCGACAGATAGTTCAGTCCATTTCCGATCTGAATGAGATTTTCCGGGACTTGGCTGGAATGGTGGTGGAACAG GGCACCGTTCTTGACAGAATTGACTTCAATGTGGAGCAGTCTTGTGTGAAAACAGAAGATGGACTGAAACAGTTACAAAAG GCGGAACAGTatcagaagaaaaacagaaagatgCTGGTCATTTTGATCCTCTTTGTCGTAGTCCTCGTTctaattattattctttttggaACAAAGTTTTAA
- the stx16 gene encoding syntaxin-16 isoform X1 → MATRRLTDAFLLMRNNAIQNRQILAEQVSTYDPRLSTRSKAAELDELADDRMALVSGISLDPEAAIGVTKKLPPKWIEGVDEIQYEITRVRQKMKDLAVLHDKHMNRPTLDDSSEEEHAIEITTQEITQMFHRCQRAVTGLQSRCGHCTEQEERLLRNVVSSLAQSLQELSTNFRHTQSGYLKRMKNREERSKHFFDSGPLMEEDEDLAVYDKGFTDDQLMLVEQNTVMVEEREREIRQIVQSISDLNEIFRDLAGMVVEQGTVLDRIDFNVEQSCVKTEDGLKQLQKAEQYQKKNRKMLVILILFVVVLVLIIILFGTKF, encoded by the exons ATGGCCACAAGGCGTCTGACCGATGCCTTCTTGTTAATGCGGAACAATGCGATCCAAAACCGGCAGATATTGGCTGAGCAAGTGAGTACATACGACCCCCGTCTGAGTACACGTAGCAAGGCTGCG GAACTTGATGAG ttGGCTGATGATCGGATGGCCCTGGTGTCAGGGATTAGTCTGGATCCTGAAGCAGCCATTGGAGTCACCAAGAAACTGCCCCCCAAATGGATAGAGGGGGTTGATGAG ATCCAGTATGAAATCACACGGGTTCGGCAGAAGATGAAGGATCTGGCCGTACTTCATGACAAGCATATGAATCGACCCACACTTGATGACAGTAGTGAGGAAGAGCATGCCATAGAAATCACTACTCAGGAGATTACACAG ATGTTTCATCGATGCCAGCGAGCCGTGACGGGTCTGCAGTCTCGTTGTGGCCACTGTACCGAGCAGGAGGAGAGGCTATTGAGAAACGTGGTCTCGTCGCTGGCGCAGAGCCTGCAGGAGCTGTCCACCAATTTCAGGCACACACAGTCCGGCTACCTAAAAC GTATGAAGAATCGTGAGGAGAGATCAAAGCACTTTTTCGACTCTGGACCGTTAATGGAAGAGGATGAAGATTTAGCTGTATATGACAAG GGGTTCACAGACGACCAGCTGATGCTGGTTGAACAGAACACAGTTATGGTGGAAGAACGAGAGAGGGAGATCCGACAGATAGTTCAGTCCATTTCCGATCTGAATGAGATTTTCCGGGACTTGGCTGGAATGGTGGTGGAACAG GGCACCGTTCTTGACAGAATTGACTTCAATGTGGAGCAGTCTTGTGTGAAAACAGAAGATGGACTGAAACAGTTACAAAAG GCGGAACAGTatcagaagaaaaacagaaagatgCTGGTCATTTTGATCCTCTTTGTCGTAGTCCTCGTTctaattattattctttttggaACAAAGTTTTAA